A genomic stretch from Anopheles nili chromosome X, idAnoNiliSN_F5_01, whole genome shotgun sequence includes:
- the LOC128728565 gene encoding protein phosphatase 1H: MFHRFKNKVLTTVAPDLPALPSGSGQQAYGSGRAGSQKDYDANGSKRLPKKFQYARPPFLQLLTYDELKASADHNVRPIIVPREISLLPWNTGYAECVNSGKSKWNEDQAVFHRQVLSHPSKKYHGLPYTYFGIYDGHAGYGAALAASNQFHYILHEKLVDIIDLLMPSEDALEPPPQPHPILFQKQVSKDDLIVGALEAAFYDMDRVLAKDRDKYRNAGGCTALVALFILGKLFVANAGDSRGVLCSQVRRDTPISDPKKTGSTGETDEYEAVTKLCSFDHTPDSERSRLLTIGKQNPTLLGVEYIAMEYAKKPTTKDLGARILYREGEMKGWAYKTITFADLKSPLVTGAGKRSRLLGTIGVTRGFGDHDLKALGSNLPIKPFLSAHPDVVYFDLSHVKEIDENNRDGEYGILVMATDGLWDVSDSLQVASTVFKTLKRFPTERHRYTMVAQELVARSRGRANESGHWRLSDSSAAATVDDISVIVIPVYQYYLEYLDWIEMIAVMRRQKRDQTETTTSPVAEVELASETQHSSSSESEPPEEGQEAENNLNAISTWLPDPNCKPKGMFVMSNHM; this comes from the coding sequence TCGCTTCAAGAACAAGGTGCTCACCACGGTGGCACCGGATCTGCCGGCTCTCCCATCCGGATCCGGCCAACAAGCATATGGCAGCGGGCGAGCTGGCAGTCAGAAGGACTACGACGCGAATGGCAGTAAGCGGCTGCCGAAAAAATTCCAGTACGCCCGCCCACCGTTCCTGCAGCTGCTGACCTATGATGAACTGAAGGCCAGCGCGGATCACAACGTGCGGCCAATAATTGTACCACGCGAAATCTCGCTGCTACCCTGGAACACTGGGTACGCCGAATGCGTCAACTCGGGCAAATCCAAGTGGAACGAAGACCAGGCCGTCTTCCACCGGCAGGTCCTGTCGCACCCGTCCAAGAAATACCACGGTCTCCCGTACACGTACTTCGGCATCTATGACGGGCACGCCGGGTACGGTGCGGCGTTGGCCGCCTCTAACCAATTCCACTACATCCTGCACGAGAAGCTGGTGGACATCATCGACCTGCTGATGCCGAGCGAGGACGCGTTGGAGCCGCCACCCCAGCCCCATCCGATTCTCTTCCAAAAGCAGGTGTCGAAGGACGACCTGATTGTAGGCGCGCTGGAGGCGGCTTTCTACGACATGGACAGGGTGCTGGCGAAGGACAGAGATAAGTACCGCAACGCGGGCGGCTGCACGGCACTCGTGGCCCTCTTCATCCTTGGCAAGCTGTTCGTGGCCAATGCTGGCGATTCGCGTGGCGTGTTGTGCAGCCAGGTACGCCGAGACACCCCCATATCGGATCCAAAGAAGACGGGTTCGACCGGTGAGACGGACGAGTACGAGGCAGTGACCAAACTGTGCTCGTTCGACCACACACCCGACAGTGAGCGGTCACGGTTGCTGACAATCGGCAAGCAAAACCCAACCCTGCTCGGTGTAGAGTACATCGCGATGGAGTACGCCAAGAAGCCGACCACGAAGGACCTTGGCGCGCGCATTCTCTACCGCGAGGGTGAAATGAAGGGTTGGGCGTACAAGACGATCACGTTTGCCGATCTGAAATCGCCGCTTGTCACCGGTGCCGGCAAACGCAGTCGGCTGCTTGGCACGATCGGTGTGACGCGTGGTTTCGGTGACCATGATCTGAAGGCCCTCGGAAGCAACCTGCCGATAAAGCCGTTCCTGAGCGCACACCCGGACGTGGTGTATTTCGATCTGTCCCACGTAAAGGAAATCGACGAGAACAACCGGGATGGCGAGTACGGTATCCTCGTGATGGCCACGGACGGGCTGTGGGACGTGAGCGATTCGTTGCAGGTGGCCAGCACCGTATTCAAAACGCTCAAGCGGTTCCCCACCGAGCGCCATCGCTACACGATGGTCGCCCAGGAGCTGGTGGCACGGTCGCGTGGCCGCGCCAATGAGTCCGGCCACTGGCGCTTGTCCGATTCGAGTGCAGCCGCCACCGTCGACGATATCTCCGTCATCGTCATCCCGGTGTACCAGTATTACTTGGAGTATCTCGATTGGATTGAGATGATAGCGGTGATGCGCAGACAGAAGCGCGATCAAActgaaaccaccaccagcccgGTGGCTGAG